The sequence below is a genomic window from bacterium.
CCCTCTCATGCGGTTTGAATATTCACAATTTATGCCGGGACCGTCGAATCACAAAATGAAGTTCGACGATCTGATGAAAATCTTTAATCAGCTCTTACTGCTAACGGACGGTGACGTAAGCAAAGCTCTGAGCTATATGACGCAGATCGATCGTCAGTATCATATCTTTAACGAAGATATGGATTTTCAGAAATTTTATGATCGTCTTGTCCAGGAAGGGTATATCGAAGAATCCCAAGATGGCAGCGCTCCCGTCCTTTCGCCTAAAGGTGAACGGAAAATCCGACAGGATTCTCTGGACGAGATTTTTTCATCTCTCAAAAAATCGCCCGGCGGCATGCATGAAACGAATCACACGGGCGAAGGCGTTGAACGCTTGAGCGAAACCAAACCTTATCAGTACGGCGATCCCCCGTCCAATATTGATTTTATGGCAACGATGAACAATGCCATGAAACGAAAACGCGGAGAGGACATCGAACTTCGTGAAGATGATTTTGAAGTGTATGAAACCGAACACAAATCTACCTGCGCTACGGTATTGGCCATTGATATCAGTCACAGCATGATTTTATACGGTGAAGACCGCATCACTCCGGCCAAAAAAGTGGCTTTGGCGTTGACGGAACTTATACTCACGCGTTATCCCAAAGACAGTCTAGATGTGATTACGTTTGGCGATGAAGCAGCACAGATTGATCTCGAAGACATTCCCTATATTCATGTCGGCCCTTATCACACCAATACCAAAGAAGCGCTCCAGTTGGCAAGGCAAATCCTGCGAAAGCGACGCAATCAAAACAAGCAGGTTTTTATGATTACCGACGGGAAACCGTCATGTATTCGCGAAGAAGGTAAACTGTATAAAAATTCGTTTGGTTTGGATCGCAAAATCGTCAATCAAACGCTCAACGAAGCGGCACAATGCAAAAAAGATAATATCGTGATTTCGACATTTATGATCGCCGATGATCCTTACCTGACACGCTTTGTAGATACACTCACCAAAACCAACAAAGGCCGTGCGTTTTATGCAGGCCTCAACGAACTCGGGCAATACATATTCGTGGACTACATCAAAAACCGAAAAAAGAATGTTCGATAGTTTAGGATGAAATCGAAAGTGCTGCTAAACTAGATTATTTTGCGATAGTAGTGATGGTCAGTTTTTTTTCGGTTTGTTGAGGACTAGTGGAAGATGCCGGATCTTTCTTTTTGAAGCCGCGTGTACCATATGCCGCTTTTTTGGCATCTTTTTCATCCAGATACGCGATACCATCCACACTGTACGTCTTCACTTCCGGTAGTTTTCCTACGCTGGCAACGACGACCATCATTTCAGCACCAAAAGGTCCCGTACATTCAAATTCACCGGGTATTTCAACGACCTGATTGGCCTTAGCTTCATCTATATAATGATCATCATATAAAAGTGTTCGTGAACCGTCAGCAAAATTATACAAAATGCGTATGTGCGCAGCGCGATTGGTTCGCACGTAGATCTTCATGATTTCACCTTCAGCAAAAAGAAGGTTTTCCGTGCCTTTGTTGGTCCACACATCCAACTGGATATCCGAACTGATCACTTCTTCTTCAGCAAAAGCCTTTTGGTCAGCTAAGGCCTTAAGCATATTTTCCGGTTTGATCGAAAGACCGGTTTTCTGAATATGCGCAATATCCAGCGTTACTTCTACGGCGGCCATGATGCGCCCGTTTTGAACATCGCGCAAACGACCAATTAGTTTGATGCGATCGCCTTGCTCCCAATAATTGCCCTCAAAAATACATCCCGCGCCGGATGCAATGACAAGATCACGGGTAATCTGAGATGATTTGGGTTGAAATCCGCGTGCCTGCCGTGCAACTTCCCATACCGCATATTTTTGAAATTGCGTCTCCAGTGCTTGTTGAAAATAACGTGCGAAGGGACTACTCATTTTCGAATCTTGATACGTCATCGGTGACACCAAAAACGATCCGGTCGTGCCGGATATTTGTTTGGATACCTGATAAGCAACGGCTCGTGCCGCATCTTCGACGGATGTAATGCTTTGCGCTAGAAGGCGATCTATGGTTTGGGCTATCTCTGTACGGGACGGGATTGCTTTATCCGGTTGAAAAACTTGGCTTTCGCGATGCACCACTGTCAATACGATCTCCGTTTCACGCAATGCTTCATACATCGGGAATAAACTCAAATAAAGTGCGGCAGCATCTTCTATTTTTTTTGATTCTTCTGCGGCCTTGGCTTGTGTAATGATCGCAGCGATATTCGAAATTAACGCCTCACGTTTTTTGTTGTACGTGGCGCTAAGTTCGGTTCGTTTGGCATACGCCAACACATGAACCAGTTTTTTATCTTTATATGTTTCTATCGAAATGCCCAACAATTGTAATCCGGTAGAAGACTGGGTAACCGAACTGAAATATTCCGCCGAATTTTTCCCTTGCTCTTCAAGCCTCGAAATTACCGTACTGCGCAGATCGGTTACGATCGAACCGGATAAGGCCGCTCGTGCATTATCTTCCGCAATTTTTTGTGCGTCCGGGTTTTGGGCAGAAGCGGAGCCGTATCCTACTATATAAGCAGATGCAGGAAATGCGGCTGATTTTCCGGGTTGAATAACCCAATCCGGCGCATCCCCGGCCAAAACAGCTTTTGTTAACAAAACCAGTGCGATCAACAAATAATACATGAGCGTACCTTTAAGGATGTTTTATAAATGTATTTCTGTAATCGGCTAATGTAAATAGTGAATTAACGATCTAAAAAACGGCGGAATAAAATACTTGACTTGGAGTTAAAAGTTTATTATATTACTATATGGTTATATAGTTAAGTTTAAGGAGTAGTATGAAAAGTTTATGTTTTGGAGTTTTTCTTTTGTTTGTGCTGGTCGGACAAGTCAAGGCCGGGCAGGACGGCACCCGATACACTCTCGACTCCGTATTACAAACCGCTTCGCGCCAAAATTATGATTTAGCTTCTGTACAAGCGGAAATGGATGCGATGAGAGCCGATTACCGAAAATCGTTGTCTCTTTTTCTTCCTCAATTATCGGTTTCGGAAATTTATACCCGCACCAATGATCCGTTAAATGTTTTCGGTTTAAAACTTAAACAAGAAATTGTAACTCAGGCGGATTTCAATCCGGTCACACTCAATCAACCTAAAGCTGTAGATAATTATACCACCAAACTGGAATGGCGGCAACCACTGCTGAATATGGACGGTTTTTTCGGTTTTCGTGCGGCATCCTCCGGCGTCAAAGCGATGGAAGAAAAAAGCAAACGCACATCTTACTATATCACCTATCAAGCCAAAATAGCTTATTACCAACTTTTAGTCGCTTTGCAAAGCCGTGAAGTTATTCGCAAAGCGCTTACTGCCGCCCAGACCGGTAGCGAGCAGGCGCGCAATTTTTATGATCAAGGACTGATCCGTCGCTCCGATGTACTTTTTGCCGAGCTCCGTTTAAAAGAACTGGAAGCTAAACAACTTGAAACAGAAAACATGATAGATAATGCGAATAATCAGCTCAAACTTCTGATGGGTTTGTCAGGCGATGAAGTGATTATTCCTACCGACACACTGGGCGGGCCATTAGCCTTAGAAATGACAACGCCACACGATATGACAAACCGTAGCGATATACGAGCCATGCGTTATCAGATGAGCGCACAGCGTGCCATGCAAAGTATGGCCTGGAGTAAATTTCTTCCCAGTATCAATGGATTTGCCACTTACGAATACAATGACGCATCCCTGTTCGGCCGGCAAGCTAAAAACTGGATGGTCGGCGCAATGCTGCGCTGGGATATTTTCTCCGGTTTCGACCAAATTTCCGCTATTCAGAAATCAAACGCGCAATACCGTCAAACCGAAACCGGTTATAAAAAAGCGCTGACGCAAAGTCAATATGACCTTAACGC
It includes:
- a CDS encoding VWA domain-containing protein — its product is MRFEYSQFMPGPSNHKMKFDDLMKIFNQLLLLTDGDVSKALSYMTQIDRQYHIFNEDMDFQKFYDRLVQEGYIEESQDGSAPVLSPKGERKIRQDSLDEIFSSLKKSPGGMHETNHTGEGVERLSETKPYQYGDPPSNIDFMATMNNAMKRKRGEDIELREDDFEVYETEHKSTCATVLAIDISHSMILYGEDRITPAKKVALALTELILTRYPKDSLDVITFGDEAAQIDLEDIPYIHVGPYHTNTKEALQLARQILRKRRNQNKQVFMITDGKPSCIREEGKLYKNSFGLDRKIVNQTLNEAAQCKKDNIVISTFMIADDPYLTRFVDTLTKTNKGRAFYAGLNELGQYIFVDYIKNRKKNVR
- a CDS encoding DUF4384 domain-containing protein, producing the protein MYYLLIALVLLTKAVLAGDAPDWVIQPGKSAAFPASAYIVGYGSASAQNPDAQKIAEDNARAALSGSIVTDLRSTVISRLEEQGKNSAEYFSSVTQSSTGLQLLGISIETYKDKKLVHVLAYAKRTELSATYNKKREALISNIAAIITQAKAAEESKKIEDAAALYLSLFPMYEALRETEIVLTVVHRESQVFQPDKAIPSRTEIAQTIDRLLAQSITSVEDAARAVAYQVSKQISGTTGSFLVSPMTYQDSKMSSPFARYFQQALETQFQKYAVWEVARQARGFQPKSSQITRDLVIASGAGCIFEGNYWEQGDRIKLIGRLRDVQNGRIMAAVEVTLDIAHIQKTGLSIKPENMLKALADQKAFAEEEVISSDIQLDVWTNKGTENLLFAEGEIMKIYVRTNRAAHIRILYNFADGSRTLLYDDHYIDEAKANQVVEIPGEFECTGPFGAEMMVVVASVGKLPEVKTYSVDGIAYLDEKDAKKAAYGTRGFKKKDPASSTSPQQTEKKLTITTIAK
- a CDS encoding TolC family protein encodes the protein MKSLCFGVFLLFVLVGQVKAGQDGTRYTLDSVLQTASRQNYDLASVQAEMDAMRADYRKSLSLFLPQLSVSEIYTRTNDPLNVFGLKLKQEIVTQADFNPVTLNQPKAVDNYTTKLEWRQPLLNMDGFFGFRAASSGVKAMEEKSKRTSYYITYQAKIAYYQLLVALQSREVIRKALTAAQTGSEQARNFYDQGLIRRSDVLFAELRLKELEAKQLETENMIDNANNQLKLLMGLSGDEVIIPTDTLGGPLALEMTTPHDMTNRSDIRAMRYQMSAQRAMQSMAWSKFLPSINGFATYEYNDASLFGRQAKNWMVGAMLRWDIFSGFDQISAIQKSNAQYRQTETGYKKALTQSQYDLNAALRQWKVSTRQVVIAEQAVQQSEENYRVLSDRYHQGLDRTTDLLMAEAALSQARLQLIHARFAWHAAMFTVELLTEQSIKN